From a single Corynebacterium kroppenstedtii DSM 44385 genomic region:
- a CDS encoding alanine/glycine:cation symporter family protein: MDSFSSWLSDVDSVVWGPFVLIPLLLGTGLWLTYRLRAVQFRKLFSALRLGLLDREDDGGEGDITQYQALTTALAATVGVGNIVGVATAISVGGPGALVWMWITGLVGMASKYSEAFLGVRFRETDRQGNMSGGPMRYLTKGIPNGFGAFLGWFFTIAAIIASFGIGNLTQANAIATGLENSFQIDPWVSGIFMFILIGAVLLGGIQAIGKITSGFVPLMILVYIVGGTVVLAMKADQIPHALSLIFTDAFTGTAAVGGFAGSSIIIAIQMGVARGIFSNESGMGSAAIAAGAAKTTHPVRQGLVSMTQTFIDTIIVVTFTGLVVITTGVWDHGEDAAGTMTADAFSTALPGQWGGTIVSLSIVFFAFSTILGWSYYGERCAQRAFGRWGSLPYRMVFTAVVFVGATTELSTVWTFADLANGLMAIPNLIGLLVLSGLIARETKAYLDWDPRLKANAEQCAAFLKEQGTDWR; this comes from the coding sequence ATGGATTCCTTCTCCTCCTGGCTTTCCGACGTCGACTCCGTCGTATGGGGCCCATTCGTCCTCATCCCCCTGCTGCTGGGGACCGGCCTATGGCTCACCTACCGCCTACGAGCCGTGCAGTTCCGCAAACTTTTCTCAGCCCTGCGGCTGGGGCTCCTCGACCGCGAAGACGATGGCGGAGAAGGCGACATCACGCAGTACCAAGCCTTGACGACGGCCCTCGCCGCGACCGTCGGCGTCGGTAATATCGTTGGTGTCGCGACGGCTATTTCCGTGGGTGGCCCCGGCGCGTTGGTGTGGATGTGGATCACCGGCCTCGTGGGGATGGCCTCGAAGTATTCCGAAGCCTTCCTTGGGGTGCGGTTCCGCGAAACCGACCGGCAGGGCAATATGTCCGGTGGCCCGATGCGATACCTCACCAAAGGAATCCCCAACGGTTTCGGCGCATTTTTAGGATGGTTCTTCACCATCGCCGCGATCATCGCCAGCTTCGGTATCGGCAACTTGACCCAGGCCAACGCTATTGCGACGGGGCTTGAGAACTCGTTCCAGATTGACCCATGGGTATCCGGAATCTTCATGTTTATCCTGATCGGCGCGGTATTGCTCGGTGGAATCCAAGCGATCGGGAAGATCACATCCGGCTTCGTCCCGCTCATGATCCTGGTGTACATCGTCGGCGGCACGGTGGTTCTCGCTATGAAAGCTGACCAGATTCCTCACGCACTCAGCCTCATTTTTACCGACGCCTTCACGGGTACCGCCGCGGTTGGCGGATTCGCTGGATCGTCGATCATCATTGCCATCCAAATGGGTGTTGCGCGCGGTATCTTCTCTAACGAATCCGGTATGGGTTCTGCAGCTATCGCCGCTGGAGCTGCGAAAACCACTCACCCGGTGCGACAGGGCCTCGTGTCTATGACTCAGACCTTTATCGACACGATCATCGTGGTGACGTTCACCGGGCTCGTCGTCATTACCACGGGGGTGTGGGACCACGGTGAAGATGCTGCCGGCACTATGACAGCCGACGCGTTTTCCACCGCTCTGCCCGGCCAATGGGGTGGAACAATCGTGTCGTTGTCCATCGTGTTCTTCGCCTTTTCCACGATCTTGGGGTGGTCCTACTACGGCGAACGATGCGCGCAGCGTGCATTCGGACGCTGGGGATCCCTCCCCTACCGGATGGTGTTCACCGCCGTTGTGTTCGTCGGTGCGACGACAGAACTGAGCACGGTATGGACCTTCGCCGACCTCGCGAACGGTCTGATGGCCATTCCTAACTTGATCGGTCTTCTCGTGCTATCCGGACTCATTGCCCGCGAGACCAAGGCTTACCTCGACTGGGACCCGCGCTTGAAAGCAAATGCGGAGCAATGTGCGGCATTCCTCAAGGAGCAGGGAACCGACTGGCGGTGA
- a CDS encoding DNA-3-methyladenine glycosylase I — translation MSGLHNGDTAQNRRSPDLVIGEDGRARPPWAASDPLLMEYYDTEWGVPVKTESGVFERLTLEAFQSGLSWSTILRKRPAFRESFANFDPDIVGTFDDDKVALLMTNPKIIRNERKIRATIRNAQAILRLHEENSYLSDVVWSYASTSLPRPFRLSDIPSRTPESTALANDLKKKGFSFIGPTTMFALMEALGIVDTHLVGAFDPPGFRR, via the coding sequence ATGTCTGGTCTACACAATGGGGATACCGCGCAGAATCGCCGTTCTCCTGACCTCGTAATTGGGGAAGACGGGCGAGCACGTCCTCCGTGGGCAGCGTCGGACCCGCTGCTGATGGAGTATTACGACACGGAATGGGGCGTACCAGTAAAGACAGAATCGGGTGTGTTCGAGCGCCTCACTCTAGAGGCATTTCAATCTGGATTATCGTGGTCCACCATCTTGCGTAAACGACCAGCTTTTCGAGAATCATTCGCCAACTTTGATCCAGACATTGTCGGTACTTTCGACGACGACAAGGTGGCGTTGCTCATGACAAACCCAAAGATCATTCGTAATGAGCGAAAAATTCGAGCAACCATTAGGAACGCACAGGCAATTCTTAGACTCCACGAAGAAAATTCTTATCTTTCCGACGTGGTCTGGTCTTATGCTTCCACGTCACTGCCCAGGCCTTTCCGATTGTCCGACATCCCTTCGCGTACGCCAGAATCAACGGCACTAGCGAACGACTTGAAAAAGAAGGGTTTTTCTTTTATCGGTCCGACCACAATGTTTGCACTTATGGAAGCATTGGGAATCGTCGATACCCACCTCGTCGGTGCTTTTGACCCCCCTGGATTCCGTAGATAA
- a CDS encoding HdeD family acid-resistance protein: MTDNSSTPHGHNEKGKGTPDDPFEPDAVYDPDGRRADGGSPHNNDNNPSSSGDNRTQGRSSAYGSAFKNNSGFSGLGSLMSESPMATVASKGSGWLALLGVLATIIGLVVAVWPHAGINVFAWAAGIFSILAGGALVWFGLTTKSVPVLPGIGAFFGILLVLAGIGALISPQSFGAVIVIAIGFIALAQGLTTFSTGRAISRVSETSRYLTWSGVLSIILGIIFIIAPLTSLYSLTILMGIMLAAFGIMMIIAGVRGRRFFSSSRG, encoded by the coding sequence ATGACCGACAATTCATCAACACCCCACGGTCACAACGAGAAAGGAAAAGGTACTCCTGACGATCCCTTCGAGCCCGATGCCGTCTACGACCCAGATGGCCGGCGTGCTGACGGCGGTTCGCCGCACAATAACGACAACAATCCATCCTCATCTGGTGACAACCGCACCCAAGGGCGGTCCTCAGCGTACGGCTCCGCATTCAAGAATAATTCCGGCTTTAGCGGGTTGGGGTCATTAATGAGCGAGAGCCCCATGGCCACCGTCGCTTCCAAAGGATCTGGGTGGCTGGCCCTGCTAGGCGTATTAGCAACCATCATCGGTCTCGTTGTGGCCGTCTGGCCTCATGCTGGAATTAATGTCTTCGCGTGGGCCGCCGGGATCTTCTCCATTCTTGCGGGAGGCGCACTTGTTTGGTTCGGACTTACAACCAAATCCGTGCCTGTACTCCCCGGAATCGGTGCCTTTTTCGGCATTCTCTTGGTACTCGCCGGCATTGGCGCACTTATCTCACCACAAAGTTTTGGCGCGGTCATCGTCATTGCAATCGGTTTCATCGCTTTAGCTCAGGGGCTAACAACTTTTAGCACTGGCCGAGCGATTTCCCGAGTGTCCGAGACGTCCAGGTACCTGACGTGGAGCGGTGTCCTTTCCATCATTTTGGGAATCATATTTATCATCGCTCCTCTGACGAGCCTGTATAGCCTGACCATCTTAATGGGCATCATGCTCGCCGCCTTTGGGATCATGATGATCATTGCGGGTGTACGTGGCCGCAGGTTCTTTTCATCCTCGCGGGGCTAA
- a CDS encoding glycosyltransferase 87 family protein — protein MQIRRPQKYEPTQEPAPERKPIRGGLGISLGMIFLAAWAIIRYTSSSVRNKDLGNLFVWPLDFSIYYKAVQHVSEGHNLYGKNYIFNLPFTYPPFAAVAFTPMTLVDRKTLAVYWQIGSLVVLCAVIIGILRQRGYKWSFSLIIISLATVFASFNLSPVHGTFFFGQVNIYLMGLVALDFLRRKTNFGRGIGTGLAAGIKLTPAFSVLVFILERRWKALVTAVVVFAATVVAGCLIIPDGAKYWTHYMFNTDRIGPQSNPGAQSLRGVLYRLNIDNQMTVWIELSIAIVLVFCIAAYGAIKRGNLAMAMCLSGITAPIIAPFSWFHHWVFLVPFAVLLIDAITRGLTAPIGLIQNERVRWSLDQLAGLCAVALVSVMYIPFVSQYSVPAFKHFQENKPSDPAIIRGSFVYTGIAILVVVALWYSAVLVIDAIRGRNEQAASPENTWFGDGSGMSNREPVVLVSQGQSDFREHEAWAYYGPNTR, from the coding sequence GTGCAAATTCGTCGTCCGCAAAAATATGAGCCGACTCAAGAACCGGCTCCAGAGAGAAAGCCCATCCGAGGTGGACTTGGCATATCTCTCGGAATGATCTTTTTAGCGGCATGGGCGATTATTCGTTACACCTCGTCGAGTGTGCGGAATAAAGATCTCGGCAATTTGTTTGTCTGGCCTTTGGACTTTTCCATTTATTACAAGGCTGTCCAGCACGTTTCCGAGGGGCACAATTTGTATGGCAAGAACTATATTTTCAACTTGCCCTTTACCTACCCGCCCTTCGCGGCTGTTGCGTTTACCCCAATGACACTGGTTGACCGCAAAACACTTGCTGTGTATTGGCAGATAGGCTCCCTGGTTGTCCTTTGTGCGGTGATCATAGGGATTTTGAGACAACGCGGCTACAAATGGTCATTTTCGCTGATTATCATTTCTCTGGCCACGGTATTTGCTTCATTTAATCTCTCGCCAGTTCACGGCACCTTCTTTTTCGGCCAGGTCAATATTTACTTGATGGGCCTGGTGGCCCTGGACTTTCTTCGTCGCAAAACGAATTTCGGACGCGGAATAGGAACGGGCCTTGCCGCAGGTATAAAACTCACCCCCGCGTTCTCGGTGCTCGTTTTTATTCTTGAGCGACGTTGGAAAGCTTTAGTCACCGCTGTCGTCGTTTTTGCTGCAACGGTCGTTGCTGGGTGCCTCATCATTCCGGACGGAGCGAAGTATTGGACACATTACATGTTCAATACCGACCGAATCGGGCCCCAAAGTAATCCAGGGGCTCAGTCGCTTCGAGGAGTGCTGTATCGGCTAAATATTGACAACCAAATGACGGTGTGGATCGAGCTGTCGATCGCGATCGTCCTGGTGTTCTGCATTGCAGCCTATGGTGCTATTAAACGCGGTAACTTAGCGATGGCCATGTGCCTGTCGGGGATAACTGCACCAATTATTGCCCCATTTTCATGGTTCCACCATTGGGTTTTTCTCGTTCCCTTTGCAGTCTTGCTTATCGACGCCATTACGCGTGGTCTCACGGCGCCAATCGGGTTGATTCAGAACGAGCGTGTGCGATGGTCATTAGACCAGCTGGCGGGGTTATGTGCTGTGGCTCTTGTCAGCGTGATGTACATCCCATTTGTCAGTCAGTACAGCGTGCCGGCCTTCAAGCACTTCCAGGAGAATAAGCCCTCAGATCCAGCGATTATCCGTGGAAGTTTCGTCTACACCGGTATCGCTATTCTCGTTGTTGTTGCCTTGTGGTATTCGGCGGTTTTGGTTATCGACGCCATCCGCGGTCGCAATGAGCAGGCGGCGTCGCCAGAAAACACGTGGTTCGGCGACGGATCGGGCATGAGTAATCGGGAGCCTGTGGTTTTAGTGTCGCAGGGGCAAAGTGATTTCAGAGAGCATGAAGCTTGGGCCTATTACGGCCCAAATACCAGGTGA
- the cmtR gene encoding Cd(II)/Pb(II)-sensing metalloregulatory transcriptional regulator CmtR, whose amino-acid sequence MLTISSRLDVMNRLGRAMADPTRSRILLTLLGGPAYPAALARELELTRSNVSNHLTCLRDCGIVVAEPQGRKTRYEIVDAHLVQALNSLLDTTLAADENAPCIDSACDVPGCATGEGSR is encoded by the coding sequence ATGCTGACTATTTCTTCGCGCTTGGACGTGATGAACCGATTGGGCCGGGCGATGGCTGATCCCACCCGATCCCGTATTCTCCTGACCCTGCTGGGCGGCCCGGCCTACCCGGCCGCTCTCGCCCGGGAGCTGGAACTGACGCGGTCAAATGTGTCGAACCACCTCACTTGCCTACGGGACTGCGGAATTGTGGTCGCCGAACCGCAGGGGCGGAAGACCCGCTACGAGATCGTCGACGCCCATCTTGTCCAGGCGTTGAACTCACTGCTGGATACCACTCTGGCTGCCGACGAGAATGCCCCGTGTATTGACTCGGCATGTGACGTGCCCGGGTGCGCCACCGGAGAGGGGAGCAGGTAA
- a CDS encoding cadmium resistance transporter, which yields MVTGLLGAVGLFTATNIDDIIVLSLFFARGASQAGTTLRILAGQYLGFAGILAATILVTLGADAFLPTEAIPYFGLIPLALGLWAAWQAWQGDDDAKVSGKNVSALIVAGVTFANGGDNIGVYVPVFLNVDTATVIIYCVVFLILVAGLVLLAKFVATRPPIAEVLERWEHVLFPIVLIGLGIFILISGGAFGL from the coding sequence GTGGTAACTGGTCTCCTGGGGGCGGTTGGTCTGTTTACCGCAACCAATATCGACGACATCATCGTGCTCTCGCTGTTCTTCGCCCGTGGGGCCAGCCAAGCAGGGACCACACTGCGGATCCTGGCCGGGCAGTACCTTGGTTTCGCGGGCATCCTCGCAGCCACGATCCTGGTCACCCTAGGGGCGGATGCCTTCCTGCCCACCGAGGCGATCCCCTACTTCGGGCTGATCCCCCTGGCCCTGGGACTGTGGGCGGCCTGGCAAGCCTGGCAGGGAGACGATGACGCGAAAGTCAGCGGAAAGAACGTAAGCGCCTTGATCGTCGCCGGGGTGACCTTTGCCAACGGTGGCGACAATATCGGCGTCTATGTCCCGGTTTTTCTCAACGTGGATACCGCCACCGTTATCATTTACTGCGTCGTCTTTCTAATCCTGGTGGCGGGCCTGGTCCTGTTGGCGAAGTTCGTGGCCACCCGTCCACCCATCGCGGAGGTTCTCGAACGCTGGGAGCATGTGCTGTTCCCGATCGTTTTAATCGGCCTGGGTATCTTCATCCTCATCAGCGGCGGCGCCTTCGGCCTTTAA
- a CDS encoding helix-turn-helix transcriptional regulator, whose translation MHDNNTTTVTAEFESLKDASQRVALSVKTLRRAIARGDLTPYHYGRRTIRVRPDEVNNLLKKQPNITQYGV comes from the coding sequence ATGCACGACAATAACACGACTACCGTGACAGCAGAGTTTGAATCACTCAAAGACGCGTCACAACGCGTAGCGCTCAGTGTCAAAACGCTACGCCGCGCAATCGCACGAGGTGACCTCACCCCCTACCACTACGGCCGCCGGACAATCCGCGTCCGTCCCGATGAGGTAAATAACCTGCTCAAGAAACAGCCCAACATCACACAGTACGGCGTCTAG
- a CDS encoding tyrosine-type recombinase/integrase: MRYSAGRTFNTKLDAEGWLFHERQLIDNGTWMPPKLRREQAALERERSSTTVGQWCEKWLTTRLHAGDIRESTYRAECTRIARITEVTGEAGRLKDRPLSKLTKADIYEWADAVSSQYDTNKTNVAAAKLLRRALDNAVERGLIEDNPAPKNLIKRRPARKRENIPDSEMAAVLYALPERYRFLGVLTLFMGLRISEALGVRRRDVVGDESSGYVVQVRGQCRLFEMENKTYWTSELKTESARRDVPVWPEFSSLVAEHMRVFAPRGGDRNVNATPKGTPISDRRFRDVLRRASEVVGVKTNDGYVSPHDGRRWAVTALAEAGLLPPEIGRFMGDKDLTTIMEIYMQVRPDHMEEGLGLVNGRIGVSLRGEGK; encoded by the coding sequence GTGCGCTACAGCGCGGGCAGAACATTCAACACCAAGCTTGACGCTGAGGGCTGGCTATTCCATGAGCGACAACTCATTGACAATGGCACCTGGATGCCGCCGAAACTACGCCGGGAACAGGCAGCCCTAGAGCGGGAACGCTCCAGCACCACTGTGGGGCAATGGTGCGAAAAGTGGCTCACGACACGCTTGCATGCCGGTGATATTCGTGAATCCACCTACAGGGCAGAGTGCACACGGATAGCCAGGATTACTGAGGTAACAGGTGAGGCCGGCCGGCTTAAAGATAGGCCTCTTTCAAAGCTGACCAAGGCCGATATTTACGAATGGGCAGACGCTGTTTCCTCCCAATATGACACCAATAAGACGAATGTGGCGGCCGCGAAACTGTTGCGTCGCGCGCTGGATAACGCTGTAGAGCGTGGTCTTATTGAGGACAACCCGGCCCCTAAGAATTTGATTAAAAGGCGGCCAGCGAGAAAGCGGGAGAATATTCCTGATTCTGAGATGGCGGCTGTGCTCTATGCGTTGCCGGAACGCTACAGGTTTCTTGGTGTGCTCACGCTGTTCATGGGGTTGCGGATTAGTGAAGCTCTTGGTGTGCGTCGTCGTGATGTGGTGGGGGATGAGTCATCGGGGTATGTGGTGCAGGTGCGGGGCCAGTGCAGGTTGTTTGAGATGGAGAATAAGACGTATTGGACCAGTGAGTTAAAGACGGAGAGTGCGCGCCGGGATGTTCCTGTGTGGCCTGAGTTTTCTTCGTTGGTGGCTGAGCATATGCGGGTGTTCGCTCCCCGTGGCGGGGATAGGAATGTGAATGCGACTCCTAAGGGCACGCCGATTAGTGATCGTCGCTTCCGTGATGTGCTGCGTAGGGCTAGTGAGGTAGTCGGTGTGAAAACGAATGATGGTTATGTGTCGCCGCATGATGGTCGCCGGTGGGCGGTGACGGCGTTAGCTGAGGCGGGGTTGTTGCCGCCTGAGATTGGTCGGTTTATGGGAGATAAGGATTTGACGACGATTATGGAGATTTATATGCAGGTGCGGCCGGATCATATGGAAGAGGGGTTGGGGTTGGTTAATGGTCGGATTGGAGTGTCTTTGAGAGGTGAGGGAAAGTGA
- the smpB gene encoding SsrA-binding protein SmpB encodes MAKKATLVDHGAAKGKKKAQSKVSKKNANKRLVVATNRRARHDYTILDTWEAGIQLVGTEVKSLREGKASLIDSFATIDDGEVWLRHLHIPEYSKGHWTNHSPRRTRKLLLHRNEIDSIMGKVRDGNNTLIPLSLYFSDGKLKVELALGRGKQDYDRRQDIKRRTEEREATRALGRRVKGLTG; translated from the coding sequence GTGGCGAAAAAAGCGACTTTAGTTGACCACGGGGCCGCTAAGGGTAAGAAGAAAGCCCAGTCGAAGGTGTCGAAAAAGAACGCGAATAAGCGGTTGGTTGTTGCTACTAACCGACGGGCGCGTCACGATTACACCATCCTCGATACGTGGGAAGCCGGGATTCAGCTCGTCGGGACCGAGGTGAAGTCGTTGCGCGAGGGGAAAGCGTCGTTAATTGATTCATTCGCGACGATTGACGATGGCGAAGTGTGGTTGCGGCACCTCCACATTCCGGAGTACTCGAAGGGGCACTGGACAAACCACTCGCCCCGGCGAACGCGAAAGTTGCTGCTCCACCGCAATGAGATTGATTCCATCATGGGCAAGGTGCGCGACGGCAATAACACGCTGATTCCGTTGAGCCTTTATTTTTCCGATGGGAAGTTGAAAGTGGAATTAGCTCTGGGCCGCGGTAAGCAGGATTATGACCGTCGCCAAGATATCAAGCGCCGGACCGAAGAGCGGGAAGCAACTCGTGCGCTTGGTAGGCGCGTGAAGGGCCTTACAGGCTAG
- the ftsX gene encoding permease-like cell division protein FtsX — protein sequence MKTRFVFREAFSGLTRNMTMTIAMIITTAISLALLATGFLVTSVTAKTKDIYLDRVEVMVQLDDNISANDKNCSSTECKEVQDKLKSDDGVESVTFRSREQSYEHFKELFQDSDPRLVADTSPDALPAALHVRLKDPLNTKPLDGVKDMPQVSEVVDQVDDLRGATNNLNAIRTATFVVAFVQAIAAVFLIVNMVQIAAYSRRQETTIMRMVGATRWFTQVPFVLEAVLASFMGSLVAIGGLILGKEFVLDKTLKSLYDSRLIARLTLADIGMVSPIIIIVGVVFAAITAQATLRWYVRD from the coding sequence ATGAAGACTAGATTCGTTTTTCGCGAGGCATTTTCGGGCCTGACCCGTAACATGACGATGACTATCGCTATGATTATTACGACGGCGATCTCGTTGGCTTTGCTGGCCACTGGGTTCTTGGTGACTTCTGTGACGGCAAAAACCAAGGACATTTACCTGGATCGCGTTGAGGTCATGGTCCAGCTTGATGACAACATTTCGGCCAATGACAAGAACTGTTCCAGCACGGAATGTAAGGAAGTTCAGGACAAGCTGAAGTCCGACGACGGTGTGGAATCGGTGACATTCCGTAGCCGCGAGCAGTCTTATGAGCATTTCAAGGAGCTGTTCCAGGACTCCGACCCCCGTCTCGTAGCAGATACGAGCCCCGATGCTTTGCCCGCTGCCTTGCACGTGCGGCTGAAAGACCCGCTGAATACGAAGCCTCTTGATGGCGTGAAGGATATGCCGCAGGTCTCTGAAGTCGTTGATCAGGTCGATGACCTCCGTGGTGCCACGAATAATCTCAATGCCATTAGAACTGCGACCTTCGTGGTGGCATTTGTGCAGGCCATTGCTGCGGTCTTCTTGATCGTGAACATGGTGCAAATTGCGGCTTATTCCCGACGACAAGAAACAACGATCATGCGGATGGTAGGTGCCACTCGCTGGTTTACCCAAGTCCCGTTTGTCCTGGAAGCGGTGTTGGCATCGTTCATGGGATCGCTGGTGGCAATCGGTGGGCTTATCTTGGGCAAGGAATTTGTTCTCGATAAGACGCTGAAGAGCTTGTATGATTCTCGTTTGATTGCGCGGCTGACTTTAGCCGATATTGGAATGGTGTCGCCGATCATCATTATTGTGGGCGTGGTGTTTGCGGCCATTACCGCGCAAGCAACGTTGCGCTGGTATGTGAGAGATTAG
- the ftsE gene encoding cell division ATP-binding protein FtsE: MIKYDAVTKMYRTSTRPALDAVSVTIDKGEFVFLIGPSGSGKSTFLQLMLKEQNVSSGELWVEDFHVNKLPRKKVPQLRQKVGYVFQDFRLLPKKNVYDNVAFALEVIGTRRSAIDKRVKEVLDLVGLGSKRNRMPNELSGGEQQRVAIARASVNRPLVLLADEPTGNLDPDTSADILTLLNRINQMGTTVIMSTHDAGAVNAMRQRVLELHSGKLVRDDARGLYGVGK; encoded by the coding sequence GTGATTAAGTATGACGCGGTTACCAAGATGTACCGGACGTCCACCCGCCCGGCCCTGGATGCCGTCTCTGTGACCATTGACAAAGGCGAATTTGTCTTCCTGATTGGACCGTCGGGATCCGGCAAATCCACCTTCCTTCAGCTGATGTTGAAGGAACAGAATGTCAGTAGCGGGGAGTTGTGGGTTGAGGATTTCCACGTCAATAAATTGCCTAGGAAAAAGGTGCCCCAGCTACGCCAAAAGGTGGGCTACGTGTTCCAGGACTTTCGGCTGCTGCCGAAGAAGAATGTCTACGACAATGTCGCGTTCGCCCTGGAAGTGATTGGGACACGACGCTCGGCAATTGATAAGCGAGTGAAGGAAGTGCTTGACCTTGTGGGGTTGGGGAGCAAGCGCAATCGTATGCCCAATGAGCTCTCCGGTGGTGAGCAACAGCGCGTCGCTATCGCTCGAGCCTCAGTCAACCGTCCTTTAGTTCTTCTTGCCGACGAGCCCACCGGCAACCTTGACCCGGACACCAGTGCCGACATCTTGACGCTGCTCAACCGCATCAACCAGATGGGGACGACGGTGATTATGTCGACACATGATGCCGGCGCTGTGAATGCCATGCGGCAGCGTGTGCTGGAGCTCCATTCTGGAAAGCTCGTTCGTGACGATGCCCGTGGTCTGTATGGCGTCGGAAAGTAG
- the prfB gene encoding peptide chain release factor 2, translated as MNPDVSQDLEDLNSTLTTIEKVVDVDDLKDQVRELEAQASDPSLWDDPDHAQQVTSKLSHVQAQIKKVTTLRQRVDDMPVMYELADDATEAGDTDAADEAREMADSERETLRHEIESLEVQTMLSGEYDEREAVVNIRSAAGGVDAADWAEMLMRMYTRWTEQHGHKIDVFDISYAEEAGIKSATFIVHGDYMYGQLSVEQGTHRLVRISPFDNQGRRQTSFAEVEVLPVVEKTDHIDIDENDVRVDVYRSSGPGGQSVNTTDSAVRLTHIPTGIVVTCQNEKSQIQNKASAMRVLAAKLLDRKREEEQAEMNALKGDGSNSWGNQMRSYVLHPYQMVKDLRTNYEVNDPSKVLDGDLDGFLEAGIRWRMAQQRGDDDN; from the coding sequence GTGAATCCGGACGTTTCTCAAGATCTCGAAGACCTCAACTCCACCCTGACGACCATCGAAAAAGTGGTGGACGTCGATGACCTCAAGGATCAGGTGCGCGAACTTGAAGCACAGGCGTCCGATCCCTCCTTATGGGATGACCCCGATCACGCCCAACAGGTGACGTCGAAACTGAGCCATGTGCAAGCGCAGATCAAGAAAGTTACGACGTTGCGCCAGCGTGTCGACGATATGCCCGTGATGTATGAGCTTGCCGACGATGCCACCGAGGCAGGCGATACCGACGCTGCCGACGAAGCGCGAGAGATGGCTGATAGCGAGCGTGAAACCTTGCGCCACGAGATCGAATCTCTTGAGGTTCAGACGATGCTGTCGGGGGAGTACGACGAGCGTGAGGCCGTCGTTAATATTCGGTCAGCTGCAGGTGGTGTGGATGCTGCGGACTGGGCGGAGATGTTGATGCGCATGTACACGCGGTGGACGGAACAGCATGGGCACAAGATTGACGTGTTTGACATTTCGTACGCCGAAGAGGCTGGTATCAAGTCCGCTACGTTCATTGTGCATGGCGATTACATGTATGGTCAGCTGTCTGTTGAGCAGGGGACTCACCGTCTCGTTCGGATCAGTCCTTTTGATAACCAGGGGCGTCGGCAAACATCGTTCGCTGAGGTCGAGGTGTTGCCCGTCGTGGAGAAAACTGACCATATTGATATTGATGAGAATGACGTACGGGTTGATGTGTACCGGTCTTCGGGTCCGGGTGGGCAGTCGGTGAATACGACGGATTCGGCCGTGCGGTTGACACATATTCCAACCGGGATTGTTGTGACGTGCCAGAACGAAAAATCTCAGATCCAGAACAAGGCGTCGGCGATGCGGGTGTTAGCCGCGAAGCTCTTGGATCGGAAACGTGAAGAAGAGCAGGCGGAGATGAACGCGCTGAAGGGGGATGGGTCTAATTCTTGGGGGAACCAGATGCGTTCTTATGTGCTGCATCCGTACCAGATGGTGAAGGATTTGCGCACGAATTATGAGGTCAATGATCCGTCGAAGGTGCTGGATGGGGACCTTGATGGCTTTCTGGAGGCCGGGATCCGGTGGCGGATGGCTCAGCAGCGCGGCGACGACGATAACTAG